A region from the Halomicroarcula saliterrae genome encodes:
- a CDS encoding helix-turn-helix domain-containing protein — MATIVIGSVPTEELALAHTFEALPDVTFESERIIESGDDAVMPLLWARNADREPLEAAIDGDPTVNNVTMLADFGDELLYRMDWIDQVQLLLHMLTNSEATILDAHGRREGWRLRVMFPSRSHLSETHEFCKDHGMEFTIESIREMDGQPSGRFGLTEDQYRALITAVQKGYYDVPQKQTLEELAEEFEISHQALSERLRRGTESLVEDTLLVGTKSER, encoded by the coding sequence ATGGCCACCATCGTAATCGGGTCGGTTCCGACGGAGGAGCTTGCGCTCGCACACACCTTCGAGGCACTGCCCGACGTGACGTTCGAGAGCGAGCGCATCATCGAGAGCGGGGACGACGCCGTCATGCCGCTGCTGTGGGCCAGGAACGCCGACCGCGAGCCCCTCGAAGCCGCCATCGATGGTGACCCGACGGTGAACAACGTCACGATGCTCGCCGATTTCGGCGACGAGTTGCTCTACCGGATGGACTGGATCGACCAGGTCCAGCTCCTCCTGCATATGCTGACGAACTCCGAAGCGACGATTCTGGACGCCCACGGCCGACGCGAAGGGTGGCGGCTGCGGGTGATGTTCCCGTCCCGGTCACATCTCTCGGAGACGCACGAGTTCTGCAAGGACCACGGGATGGAGTTCACCATCGAATCGATACGCGAGATGGACGGGCAACCCTCCGGGCGGTTCGGGCTCACCGAAGACCAGTACCGCGCGCTCATCACGGCGGTCCAGAAGGGCTACTACGACGTGCCACAGAAACAGACGCTGGAGGAGCTCGCGGAGGAGTTCGAGATATCCCACCAGGCGCTCTCCGAGCGGCTCCGGCGGGGGACCGAGTCACTGGTCGAGGACACGCTGCTCGTCGGGACGAAATCGGAGCGCTAG